The following proteins come from a genomic window of Limosilactobacillus reuteri:
- a CDS encoding PD-(D/E)XK nuclease family protein, which produces MGTLGFVLGTAAMDHQQVLIDQLVDQVKNTPADDTFYYLVPNHIKFETEINVLAGLRDRQGLSGSDRFASSRVQVLSFSRLAWYLLRDTPAFQKQHLSKIGMAMLTSQVVQEQASDLRLYASEVKQHGFIQKMTAQLEELKNANITADDLTDIISRVKSVNDPAANQAWLAKMHDVEIIYHAYEARLRDRYIGNSELYRQLVSYLQKSPEVAKMHFFIDRFAQFTANEQQVVDALITNAASTTISLTLDRGYPDQNHPNPQELPPKNNLFYSSAMQFHRLWKFGQMHQKEVKVLQNVAFATTPRVDAELQQVDSYFKRYASEPIGPGEREELPDPQNIQFMTTTNRMTELNNVATQIRQLVASGKYRYRDFLILSRHLDGYQTMIEPVFAAHNIPVFNDHERLMDNHPLVTLLTTLLELPQRGYRTADIIQLLKTWLLVPRTGTGDLMGLSDFQAAVFTTENWCLKQAIEGKNAWTTNDPEKIKQLWQAPGTNLTDPKYEQSRLEKLNDQLALVKDFVANHLLPVFDQFKQAQTGQELATALYQFLAAMGVTDRLYAWQQYQSTRDLDLARQPQQVWTTFCQILQEYVEILGQQELRDGTSEVLADFSELLQAGFAAAQYSQIPATLDQVVISETGIVQSENRKVVFMIGSTDDVMPEMQESDSLLTDQDKDVLSAYLDEDFQYLPGTAIDQLIDEPFVHYTGFMNAKERLIFSAPQTDSDDKELSMSPYMHDMARYFGQPVREYPLATSKAGQENAIDFVSAPLATINRLVEVSRQIRDEQGVGIDRQPVMPVGWQTVAEMLVKLAKQWQQSADTKLQAEGISLGQRLSLVAAGFHYQNKIDSLGNKLAQALYLRTAPNDDHGRVLYASISQLQDFYINQYEYFLKYGLRLQKRDELTLSNDRIGTFFHKAMETFVITIRENNLSFADLAHKDNQMQRDQLIDHALVTAQENQPTLLRLINSSAQAQFQYQQLTAIVKTMLITLCRQAEYTGSQPVKTEVQFGRIGNQQPGNLGSLDYPLKDNHHIYLRGRIDRIDNLKQGNDNFLTVVDYKSSNHLFDLTSAYYGLSLQLLTYLNGLQANLTELETSNPRLAGALYLRLNNPTIKAAELKKNSLEDLKLKEHQYKGLLLNDPQLLRELDKSLDKQAFLYPLKEYKNGKIKANKEALLVTPQQLDWLQNMNKELVINAGNQILSGDLKLNPYRLLTGSNRRTGLDYSDFLDVFQFDNMLDQQNYRDLNPNLAKEAFDNVVQDENEEDKK; this is translated from the coding sequence ATGGGAACACTGGGATTTGTTTTAGGAACAGCAGCGATGGATCATCAGCAAGTATTGATTGATCAATTAGTTGACCAGGTAAAGAATACACCTGCTGATGACACCTTTTATTATTTGGTGCCCAACCATATTAAGTTTGAAACTGAAATTAATGTTCTTGCTGGTCTTCGTGATCGCCAAGGACTTAGTGGGAGTGATCGGTTCGCCTCTTCACGCGTACAGGTACTTTCATTTAGCCGGCTTGCTTGGTACCTTTTACGAGATACTCCAGCTTTTCAAAAACAACACCTTTCTAAAATTGGGATGGCGATGCTGACTTCTCAAGTTGTTCAAGAACAGGCAAGTGATCTCCGTTTATATGCGAGCGAAGTAAAACAACATGGCTTTATTCAAAAGATGACAGCTCAGCTTGAAGAATTAAAAAATGCCAACATAACCGCCGATGACTTAACTGATATTATTTCCCGGGTGAAGTCCGTGAATGATCCAGCAGCTAATCAGGCGTGGCTCGCTAAAATGCATGATGTTGAAATTATATATCATGCTTATGAAGCCCGGTTGCGTGACCGGTACATTGGTAATAGTGAGTTATACCGGCAATTAGTGTCTTACCTTCAAAAATCACCAGAAGTCGCTAAGATGCACTTCTTTATTGACCGTTTTGCTCAGTTTACTGCAAATGAACAACAAGTAGTTGATGCATTAATTACTAATGCCGCATCGACAACTATTTCTTTAACCCTTGATCGTGGATACCCAGACCAGAATCATCCAAATCCCCAGGAACTTCCTCCTAAAAATAACTTGTTCTATTCCTCCGCAATGCAATTTCACCGTTTGTGGAAATTTGGTCAAATGCATCAAAAAGAAGTGAAGGTTTTGCAAAATGTAGCGTTTGCGACAACTCCTCGCGTTGATGCGGAATTACAACAAGTTGATTCGTATTTTAAGCGTTATGCAAGTGAACCAATTGGCCCCGGCGAGCGAGAGGAGCTTCCTGATCCCCAAAACATTCAATTTATGACAACCACTAATCGGATGACTGAATTAAATAATGTGGCCACCCAGATTCGCCAATTAGTTGCTAGTGGTAAATATCGTTATCGTGACTTCCTTATTCTTAGTCGCCACCTTGACGGCTATCAAACAATGATTGAACCGGTTTTTGCTGCGCATAATATTCCAGTTTTTAATGACCATGAACGATTGATGGATAACCATCCACTAGTAACACTGCTCACAACACTATTAGAATTACCGCAGCGAGGCTATCGAACAGCAGACATCATCCAATTGCTGAAGACATGGTTACTTGTTCCACGGACAGGCACTGGTGATCTGATGGGGCTAAGTGATTTCCAAGCAGCAGTTTTTACTACTGAGAATTGGTGCCTTAAGCAGGCAATTGAGGGAAAAAATGCTTGGACAACTAATGATCCAGAAAAGATTAAGCAATTATGGCAGGCGCCCGGAACGAACCTGACAGATCCAAAGTATGAACAGTCACGTTTAGAAAAATTAAATGACCAGTTAGCCCTTGTAAAAGATTTTGTTGCAAACCACTTACTGCCAGTTTTCGACCAGTTTAAACAAGCACAAACAGGACAAGAACTTGCCACTGCGTTATACCAGTTCTTAGCTGCCATGGGAGTTACAGACCGGTTATATGCTTGGCAGCAATACCAAAGTACCCGAGATTTAGACCTCGCACGCCAACCACAACAAGTCTGGACTACCTTTTGCCAAATTCTCCAAGAATATGTGGAAATCTTGGGCCAACAAGAACTACGAGATGGAACTAGTGAGGTCCTTGCAGATTTCAGTGAGTTACTCCAGGCAGGGTTTGCGGCTGCCCAGTATTCCCAAATTCCAGCAACGTTAGATCAAGTAGTAATCTCTGAAACTGGAATTGTCCAAAGTGAAAACCGAAAAGTAGTTTTTATGATTGGATCAACTGATGATGTAATGCCGGAGATGCAAGAAAGTGATAGTTTGTTAACTGACCAAGATAAGGATGTTTTGAGTGCTTATCTTGATGAAGATTTCCAATACCTTCCTGGAACGGCAATTGATCAACTGATTGATGAGCCATTTGTCCACTATACTGGGTTTATGAACGCTAAGGAACGATTGATTTTCTCGGCGCCACAGACTGATAGTGATGACAAAGAACTTAGCATGTCGCCATATATGCATGATATGGCTCGCTACTTTGGTCAACCTGTTCGTGAATATCCATTAGCTACTAGCAAGGCGGGGCAAGAGAATGCTATTGATTTTGTTAGTGCCCCGCTTGCAACAATAAACCGGTTAGTCGAAGTTAGCCGGCAAATTCGTGATGAGCAAGGAGTTGGCATTGATCGTCAACCGGTCATGCCAGTTGGATGGCAAACAGTTGCTGAAATGTTGGTGAAGTTAGCTAAGCAATGGCAACAATCAGCGGATACTAAGCTTCAAGCAGAAGGAATATCACTAGGTCAGCGGCTATCGTTAGTTGCTGCTGGCTTTCATTATCAAAATAAGATTGATTCCCTGGGAAATAAATTGGCTCAGGCGCTCTATCTCCGGACGGCTCCAAATGATGATCATGGGCGGGTGTTATATGCCTCAATCTCGCAGTTACAAGATTTTTATATTAATCAGTACGAATATTTCCTTAAGTATGGCTTGCGGTTGCAAAAACGAGATGAGTTAACCTTATCTAATGACCGTATCGGCACCTTCTTCCACAAAGCAATGGAGACTTTTGTTATAACAATTCGAGAAAATAATTTGTCATTTGCAGACCTTGCCCACAAAGATAATCAGATGCAACGTGACCAGCTAATTGATCATGCATTAGTTACAGCCCAAGAGAATCAGCCAACTTTATTGCGGCTCATTAATTCTTCAGCCCAAGCCCAATTCCAATATCAGCAATTAACCGCCATTGTTAAAACAATGTTAATTACATTATGCCGCCAAGCTGAATATACCGGCTCACAACCAGTTAAAACCGAAGTTCAGTTTGGACGAATTGGTAACCAGCAGCCGGGTAACCTGGGCTCTCTTGATTATCCGCTTAAAGATAATCATCATATTTATCTGCGGGGACGAATTGACCGAATCGATAATCTTAAGCAAGGTAACGATAATTTCTTGACGGTCGTTGATTATAAGTCGAGTAACCATCTTTTTGATCTCACTTCGGCTTATTATGGACTCTCTCTCCAACTTTTAACTTACCTTAATGGATTACAGGCAAACTTAACGGAATTAGAAACGAGTAATCCACGACTGGCAGGGGCATTATATCTTCGTTTGAATAATCCGACAATTAAGGCTGCCGAGTTAAAGAAAAATTCCCTTGAGGATTTAAAATTAAAAGAGCACCAATACAAGGGACTCCTCCTGAATGATCCACAATTATTGCGGGAGTTAGATAAGAGCTTAGATAAACAAGCATTCTTATACCCACTCAAGGAATATAAGAACGGAAAAATCAAAGCTAATAAAGAAGCACTACTCGTTACGCCGCAGCAACTTGATTGGCTGCAAAACATGAATAAGGAACTTGTAATTAATGCGGGTAATCAAATTTTGAGTGGTGACTTGAAATTAAATCCTTACCGGTTACTAACCGGAAGCAACCGCCGCACAGGACTTGATTATAGTGACTTTTTGGACGTATTTCAGTTTGATAATATGCTCGACCAGCAAAACTACCGCGACCTAAATCCTAATTTAGCAAAAGAAGCATTTGATAATGTAGTCCAAGACGAGAATGAGGAGGATAAGAAATAA
- the addA gene encoding helicase-exonuclease AddAB subunit AddA, which yields MAGFKPTPAQSKAINDRGENILVSASAGSGKTAVLVNRTIELIKEGQSIDRMLLVTFTDAAAKNMRDKIRAALQKIVQDPANPKDLRDRMSNQINRLAAADISTIHAFCLKLIKRYYYLIDLDPQFRLLTDETERLLLQEDVWHEVSEELYKNAEEKVSGRASFRELVLNFSSDRDDQGLDDLGLRLYEIANAQPDPEKWLQKLPDNYDLGSGTILESNFYQQQLKPLIIEKLNQFIQDYRELATRASDNGLDQAAGVIKSDEELMHQLLSSLGGFDVNNVCQIMAQQKFGSFRGRPAADDPRIDVFKDIQKQRNQLKKQWEQMVSTYLGKQEAQDQIAKEELLTELTTFRDQFADLLSQATESQLDAKTVDSLQKDQQMMQGLLDLLQPPTWNTIRDLFANAKFARMGGKPKDDELAEEVYKSLGSARTGIKKQFDQLIDRFFNYREDQFRLISAHAQELLRELSAVTINFRRRYQQTKLNRHVLEFSDLEHYAYAILTPPDDQPNWQALVKDLQNHYQEIMIDEYQDTNCLQESILMKLTSPERKNLFMVGDVKQSIYRFREADPTLFLGKYQNYRQGSDGEAIVLGENFRSMTNVTSFTNILFEQLMDREVGEIDYDEDAHLKYAATYYEENQDNKVQPTEVLLYDANALDPEKEDIEHEDDKLAGEFRMIGMRIKQMVENQELIFHPEDGQMHPIQYGDIVLLERTKAINNSLMEEFNKLNIPLTVHDVESYFQATEVRVMMSLLKIIDNPQQDIPLAAVLRSPIVGLTNQELAFIRLQNRSVDYYAALQTFMSNYQRKALRHQSLLTSEQVNALYEKADHFLGLLRVFRQTAQQQTLVDLIWQIYDQTGYLDYVGAMPGGHQRQANLHALYQRAHSYEQSSFKGLYQFIRFIEKMQEHDKDLGVAPTQLTANTVNVMTIHGSKGLQFPVVFLIDATHGFNKGAARENAVVDAVAGVGIRYMDDQRVIYDTPQRQAVIEEIQRGERAEDLRVLYVALTRAEQRLVITGSFNEEMRTQSLAGSWQRWQKAYQSKNLLIGPQPRITANSFMDWVGLALARYPEFNAQQLSRGNVTLEESTLADTKVTGLAADPHFIAKTYTAIDVSDGLAKIGQNASANVTEKNNMVATDASEQKIGQILRYRYPHLVATQTTAYQSVTDVKRVFEDPDTRDMARWDYDQQQKVKTQGIYLNNNFDVPAFIQQTTHEPAATEIGTATHLVFQKLPLNEGPINVEFVDQEIQKLVGEKLINPVVAARINREGIMAFYHTAVGQKILKHPADYHREVPFSMIMNGHELFKGVNVSDDERILIHGIIDGYLKTNEGIILVDYKTDHLNKDYRDFDLVRIKDRYRGQLELYKEALNLMEGIPVVQMGLYLLELGEFVLFTKEGD from the coding sequence ATGGCTGGATTTAAACCAACGCCTGCTCAATCCAAGGCGATTAATGACCGTGGTGAAAATATTCTAGTTTCAGCTTCCGCAGGATCAGGAAAAACAGCTGTGCTAGTAAATCGGACAATTGAATTAATTAAAGAAGGGCAAAGCATTGATCGAATGCTGCTCGTAACCTTTACTGACGCAGCAGCAAAGAATATGCGGGACAAAATCAGAGCAGCCTTGCAGAAAATAGTACAAGATCCCGCTAATCCCAAAGATTTACGTGACCGGATGAGTAACCAAATTAACCGGCTTGCCGCTGCAGATATCAGTACAATTCATGCCTTTTGTTTAAAGTTAATAAAGCGTTACTATTACTTAATTGACCTTGATCCACAATTTCGGCTCTTAACTGATGAAACGGAGCGATTGTTACTTCAAGAAGATGTCTGGCATGAAGTTAGCGAAGAACTATATAAAAATGCTGAGGAAAAAGTTTCAGGAAGAGCTTCTTTTAGGGAACTAGTTCTTAACTTTTCTAGTGATCGTGATGACCAAGGGCTCGACGACTTGGGTTTACGGTTATATGAAATTGCTAATGCCCAGCCTGATCCCGAAAAGTGGCTCCAAAAATTACCAGATAATTATGATTTAGGGTCGGGCACAATATTAGAATCTAATTTTTACCAACAACAGCTAAAGCCTCTTATCATTGAAAAACTTAATCAGTTCATTCAAGATTATCGTGAATTAGCAACGAGAGCTAGCGATAATGGATTAGACCAAGCGGCAGGGGTCATTAAGAGTGATGAAGAGCTGATGCACCAACTTCTTTCCTCATTAGGTGGTTTTGACGTTAATAATGTTTGTCAAATAATGGCTCAACAAAAGTTTGGTAGTTTTCGGGGACGACCAGCGGCAGATGATCCACGGATTGATGTATTTAAGGATATTCAAAAGCAACGTAATCAGCTAAAGAAGCAGTGGGAACAGATGGTCAGTACTTATTTGGGAAAGCAGGAAGCACAGGACCAAATTGCAAAAGAAGAACTGCTAACTGAACTAACAACTTTTCGTGATCAATTTGCAGACTTGTTAAGCCAAGCAACGGAAAGTCAATTAGATGCTAAAACTGTTGATTCATTGCAAAAAGACCAGCAGATGATGCAGGGGCTTTTAGACTTATTACAACCGCCTACTTGGAATACTATTCGGGACTTATTTGCTAATGCTAAATTTGCGCGAATGGGCGGCAAACCGAAAGACGATGAGCTAGCTGAGGAAGTGTATAAATCACTGGGAAGCGCTCGCACTGGGATAAAAAAGCAATTTGATCAGTTGATTGATCGCTTCTTTAATTACCGGGAAGACCAATTTCGATTAATTTCAGCACATGCTCAGGAACTTTTACGCGAATTGAGTGCAGTAACAATTAATTTCCGTCGACGGTATCAACAAACCAAGTTGAATCGACATGTTCTTGAATTTAGTGACTTGGAGCACTACGCGTACGCCATTTTAACGCCACCAGATGACCAGCCAAACTGGCAAGCCCTCGTTAAAGATTTGCAAAATCATTATCAAGAAATTATGATCGACGAATATCAGGATACGAACTGTCTTCAGGAAAGTATTTTGATGAAATTAACATCTCCTGAACGTAAGAACTTATTTATGGTAGGGGACGTTAAGCAATCGATTTACCGCTTCCGTGAAGCTGATCCAACATTATTTCTCGGGAAATATCAAAACTATCGTCAAGGCAGCGACGGAGAAGCGATTGTTCTGGGAGAAAATTTCCGGTCGATGACTAATGTAACGAGCTTTACCAATATTCTTTTCGAACAACTCATGGATAGGGAAGTTGGTGAAATTGATTATGATGAAGATGCCCATTTAAAATATGCGGCAACTTATTACGAAGAAAATCAAGATAATAAGGTTCAACCAACGGAAGTGTTGTTATATGACGCCAATGCTCTTGATCCAGAAAAGGAAGATATTGAACACGAGGATGATAAGTTAGCTGGAGAATTTCGGATGATCGGGATGCGAATTAAGCAGATGGTCGAAAATCAGGAGTTAATTTTTCATCCAGAAGATGGGCAGATGCATCCGATTCAGTATGGTGATATTGTTTTGCTTGAACGGACAAAGGCAATCAATAATTCATTGATGGAAGAGTTTAATAAACTTAATATTCCATTGACAGTTCACGATGTTGAAAGTTATTTTCAAGCTACTGAAGTGCGAGTAATGATGTCCTTGTTGAAGATAATTGATAATCCACAACAGGATATTCCATTAGCTGCGGTTTTACGGTCACCGATTGTCGGGTTAACTAACCAAGAATTAGCTTTTATCCGTCTTCAGAATCGATCTGTCGATTACTACGCCGCCTTGCAAACATTCATGAGTAATTACCAGCGAAAGGCTCTTCGCCATCAATCGCTTCTTACTTCTGAACAGGTAAATGCCCTTTATGAAAAAGCAGATCACTTCTTAGGTTTGCTTCGTGTCTTTCGACAAACAGCTCAGCAACAAACCCTTGTTGACTTGATTTGGCAGATCTATGACCAAACAGGTTACCTTGATTATGTCGGAGCAATGCCAGGAGGCCACCAACGACAAGCAAACCTCCATGCCCTTTACCAACGTGCTCACTCCTATGAACAAAGCAGTTTTAAGGGCCTTTATCAATTTATTCGCTTTATTGAGAAAATGCAGGAACATGATAAAGATTTAGGAGTAGCACCGACACAGTTAACTGCAAATACGGTTAATGTTATGACAATTCATGGAAGCAAAGGTCTTCAATTCCCCGTGGTCTTTCTAATTGATGCCACGCATGGCTTTAACAAAGGAGCAGCTCGTGAAAATGCAGTTGTCGATGCTGTTGCCGGTGTAGGAATTCGTTACATGGATGATCAACGGGTCATTTATGATACGCCACAACGACAAGCAGTGATTGAAGAGATCCAGCGCGGCGAACGGGCAGAAGATCTTCGAGTTCTTTATGTTGCATTGACCCGGGCGGAACAGCGATTAGTTATTACGGGATCCTTTAATGAAGAAATGCGGACACAAAGCCTTGCTGGCTCATGGCAGCGATGGCAAAAAGCTTATCAGAGTAAGAATTTACTAATTGGCCCGCAGCCACGGATTACTGCAAATTCATTTATGGACTGGGTTGGGCTTGCCCTGGCTCGTTATCCAGAATTCAATGCGCAACAATTGAGTCGTGGAAATGTCACGCTAGAAGAAAGTACTCTTGCTGATACTAAAGTTACTGGTTTGGCGGCTGATCCTCACTTTATTGCAAAAACATATACCGCGATTGATGTTAGCGATGGATTGGCAAAAATTGGGCAAAATGCTAGTGCTAATGTAACGGAAAAAAACAATATGGTAGCAACTGATGCGTCTGAACAAAAGATTGGTCAAATTTTGCGCTATCGTTACCCCCATCTTGTCGCTACTCAAACAACTGCTTACCAATCCGTTACAGATGTTAAACGAGTCTTTGAAGATCCTGACACGCGTGATATGGCGCGGTGGGATTATGATCAACAACAAAAGGTCAAGACGCAAGGGATTTATTTAAATAATAACTTTGATGTCCCAGCTTTCATTCAGCAGACTACTCATGAACCAGCGGCAACAGAAATCGGAACAGCAACTCACCTGGTTTTCCAAAAACTACCACTTAATGAAGGCCCAATTAACGTTGAGTTTGTTGATCAGGAAATTCAAAAATTAGTAGGAGAAAAATTGATTAATCCGGTTGTGGCAGCGAGGATCAATCGTGAAGGAATAATGGCCTTTTATCATACTGCTGTTGGTCAGAAGATCTTAAAGCATCCAGCAGACTATCATCGTGAAGTACCATTTTCGATGATTATGAATGGTCACGAACTATTTAAGGGAGTAAATGTTAGTGATGATGAACGTATTTTAATTCATGGAATCATTGATGGTTACTTAAAAACTAATGAGGGAATTATTCTAGTTGACTATAAGACTGATCACCTTAACAAAGATTACCGCGACTTTGATTTGGTACGGATAAAGGACCGGTATCGGGGACAATTAGAGCTCTATAAAGAAGCATTGAACTTAATGGAAGGGATTCCGGTTGTCCAAATGGGACTTTACCTGTTAGAATTAGGAGAGTTTGTGTTATTTACAAAAGAGGGTGATTAG
- a CDS encoding LacI family DNA-binding transcriptional regulator, whose amino-acid sequence MATIKDIAQKAGVSVSTASRALNHNPRISEKTRQRIEMIAKELGYQPNYNAQNLTRGESNMVGIIFPVTSDTAPANPFHIDLLRGISVALKPIHYEMVVAIAPTTTDLLQSVKSMVEQSKVHNFLVLYTVKDDPITNYLRQNNLNFVVIGHPDKAQDRFVDNDNVAAGRAATDYLMDHQRVSHPIFLQSASNWVFEQDRYQGYEQSMQNHQLPALSWRYSPAGITVKDFIKQHPQIDSIVCADDLLLVRLIWQLQEFNLPTICFNNSRLMGMLINQEEKVDLQPRKLGQQAVELLFNPEEQFRIVDFKINS is encoded by the coding sequence TTGGCAACAATTAAAGATATTGCACAAAAAGCCGGAGTATCGGTTTCAACTGCTTCTCGAGCTTTAAACCATAATCCACGAATTAGTGAAAAAACACGGCAACGAATAGAGATGATTGCTAAAGAGTTGGGATATCAACCAAATTACAATGCACAGAACCTAACACGGGGCGAATCAAATATGGTTGGAATTATTTTTCCGGTAACCAGTGATACTGCTCCTGCCAACCCTTTTCATATTGATTTATTACGGGGAATCAGCGTGGCATTAAAGCCGATTCACTATGAAATGGTTGTGGCAATTGCGCCAACTACGACCGACCTTTTACAAAGTGTAAAATCAATGGTTGAACAATCAAAGGTGCATAACTTTTTAGTGCTTTATACTGTTAAAGATGATCCAATTACTAATTACCTGCGCCAAAATAACCTTAATTTTGTGGTAATCGGTCACCCAGATAAAGCCCAAGATCGTTTTGTCGACAATGATAACGTAGCGGCAGGACGAGCGGCAACTGATTATTTAATGGATCATCAGCGGGTCAGTCATCCCATATTTCTTCAATCTGCAAGCAATTGGGTATTTGAACAGGATAGATATCAAGGTTATGAGCAGAGTATGCAAAATCATCAACTTCCTGCTTTAAGTTGGCGATATTCACCAGCCGGGATCACTGTTAAAGATTTTATTAAACAGCATCCGCAAATCGATTCAATTGTTTGTGCTGATGACTTGTTGCTGGTACGATTAATATGGCAACTACAAGAATTTAATTTACCAACTATTTGTTTTAACAATAGTCGGTTGATGGGGATGTTAATTAATCAAGAAGAAAAGGTTGACTTACAACCCCGCAAATTAGGTCAGCAAGCGGTCGAATTACTTTTTAATCCAGAAGAGCAATTCCGAATCGTTGATTTTAAAATAAATAGTTGA
- a CDS encoding acetyl-CoA C-acetyltransferase: MKKVYIVAARRTPIGKFNGQLASKSAVELGAIAIKAAVEKAKLSGNDIDQVLMGNVIQAGAGQNPARQASMAAGLGEQVPAITINDVCASGMSSVDLAASLIRAGQANVIVAGGMESMSQAPYVLPKARNGYRFGNGTLLDAMQSDALNDAYGGYSMGITAENINDKYQITRHQQDEFALMSHQHAVKAQKAGYFDSEIVPVEVKQKRTTVTVTVDEAPRPDTSLAALAKLKPAFKPDGSVTAGNASGINDGGAALVLASESAVNRLGLTPLAEWQGSAVVGLDPALMGLGPYYAINKLLENQQMSADDVDTYEINEAFATQALVCQNLLHLDPSAVNPWGGAIALGHPVGCSGARIIVTMINEMHRDNHELGIASLCVGGGMGEAVLLKKI, from the coding sequence ATGAAGAAGGTTTACATTGTTGCTGCTCGGCGAACACCAATCGGTAAGTTTAATGGTCAGTTAGCTTCAAAGTCTGCAGTTGAATTAGGAGCGATTGCAATTAAAGCAGCTGTTGAAAAGGCAAAGCTCAGTGGAAACGATATTGACCAAGTGTTAATGGGGAATGTTATTCAAGCAGGAGCTGGACAAAATCCGGCTCGCCAGGCATCAATGGCGGCTGGATTAGGTGAGCAGGTTCCAGCAATAACGATTAATGATGTCTGCGCATCAGGAATGTCCAGTGTTGACTTGGCAGCAAGTTTGATTCGCGCAGGGCAGGCTAATGTAATTGTTGCTGGAGGGATGGAAAGTATGTCCCAAGCCCCATATGTTCTTCCTAAAGCACGGAATGGTTATCGGTTTGGGAACGGGACCTTGCTTGATGCAATGCAAAGTGATGCCTTAAATGACGCTTATGGCGGTTATTCAATGGGAATTACTGCTGAAAATATCAATGATAAGTATCAGATTACTCGTCACCAACAAGACGAATTTGCTTTGATGAGCCACCAACATGCGGTAAAGGCTCAAAAAGCAGGCTATTTCGATTCAGAAATTGTACCAGTTGAAGTTAAGCAGAAACGAACAACCGTGACTGTAACTGTTGACGAAGCTCCACGACCAGATACTTCACTAGCGGCTTTAGCAAAATTAAAACCAGCTTTTAAACCTGACGGAAGTGTGACTGCAGGGAATGCCTCGGGAATTAATGATGGTGGAGCTGCCTTGGTTCTTGCTTCTGAAAGTGCAGTCAACCGATTAGGATTAACTCCATTGGCTGAGTGGCAAGGATCTGCAGTTGTTGGTCTTGATCCAGCATTGATGGGTCTGGGACCATATTATGCAATCAATAAACTCTTAGAAAACCAGCAGATGTCGGCAGATGACGTAGATACTTACGAAATTAATGAGGCGTTTGCGACCCAAGCCCTTGTCTGTCAGAACTTGCTTCATCTTGATCCTAGTGCTGTTAATCCTTGGGGTGGGGCAATTGCATTAGGCCATCCTGTTGGGTGTTCAGGAGCACGAATTATCGTCACGATGATTAATGAAATGCATAGGGATAATCATGAACTCGGCATTGCTTCGCTGTGTGTCGGGGGCGGAATGGGTGAAGCGGTTCTGCTTAAGAAAATTTAG